The Gemmatimonas sp. sequence CCACGACACAAAGCGGTACTGGTTATTCCGCGCATACGCGTGCAGAACGCGAATGCCATCTCCAGTCCCATAACATGGGGCTTTCCGGCGATCACGGCGTTCACCGGATTGATGACGGCACTCGAGCGACGTCTTGGACGCGATGCTGGCATGGCATTGATCGGCGTCGGAGTGATCTGCCATGCGTTCGAGGCACAGGTCACGACTTCTGGGTACACCAAGTCATTTCGGGTGACGCGAAACCCGGTCCTTGCTGATGGCAGTACGGCCGGAATTGTCGAAGAAGGAAGGGTGCACATGAGCGTAACCTTGGTGTTCGATGTGCTGTTGAGTGATGCGTGCCGAGGGAAGAGCGATCGTTACAGCCTCGCGGAACGAGTGGCCGAAGAGCTGGGCGGAATGCGGATTGCTGGCGGCAGCGTTATGCCGCCGCTTCCCAGTGCCCCACCTCACCCTCGCCGTCCGACCTTAGAGCTCGTCCCCGACGAAGGTCAGAGTGACGAGCAGCATCGGCAGTTTCGT is a genomic window containing:
- the csy2 gene encoding type I-F CRISPR-associated protein Csy2 encodes the protein MNTFDSTSPRHKAVLVIPRIRVQNANAISSPITWGFPAITAFTGLMTALERRLGRDAGMALIGVGVICHAFEAQVTTSGYTKSFRVTRNPVLADGSTAGIVEEGRVHMSVTLVFDVLLSDACRGKSDRYSLAERVAEELGGMRIAGGSVMPPLPSAPPHPRRPTLELVPDEGQSDEQHRQFRRLSREWLPGFALVSRDDVLQHRLQLLKRSDPDATALDAWMDLSRWNTRAVKEEDPPLYSQPTSVEWVTERQAGWIVPIPVGFAALTPLYPPGTVGGARDAHTPFRFVESVWSIGQWVSPHRLTSLRDIVWLPDNSCHLDLPDEHALYRCVNAYKSAVSPVQSAQ